From Drosophila gunungcola strain Sukarami chromosome X unlocalized genomic scaffold, Dgunungcola_SK_2 000038F, whole genome shotgun sequence, a single genomic window includes:
- the LOC128260748 gene encoding endoplasmic reticulum resident protein 44, protein MIGARIGIGKLGPCMALVAVLQLLQQPQPADCGAVPMTSDNIDMTLASNELVFLNFYAEWCRFSNILAPIFGEAADKIKEEFPEAGKVVLGKVDCDKETAIASRFHINKYPTLKIVRNGQLSKREYRGQRSADAFLEFVKKQLEDPIQEFKSLKDLENLDSKKRLILGYFDRRDQPEYDIFRKVATNLKEDCQFHVGFGDAAQAMHPPGTPIIVFRPDVALSHENDETYTGTLQNFDELKIWIQEKCVPLVREITFENAEELTEEGLPFLILFHRPDDLNSIKDYKSIIERQLLDEKQRELLTADGKRFAHPLHHLGKSEDDLPLIAIDSFKHMYLFPHFSDMYSPGKLKQFLQDLYSGKLHREFHYGPDPTNDIEPDPHTGKGTSPPESKFKELGPSKHRYTLLEKDEL, encoded by the exons ATGATTGGAGccagaatcggaatcggaaagCTCGGGCCCTGCATGGCCCTAGTTGCG GTTCTGCAGCTCCTCCAGCAGCCCCAGCCGGCTGATTGCGGAGCCGTGCCCATGACCAGTGATAATATCGATATGACCCTAG CGTCTAATGAATTGGTTTTCCTTAATTTTTATGCGGAGTGGTGTCGTTTTAGTAATATTTTAGCACCTATATTCGGTGAAGCGGCTGATAAG ATTAAAGAGGAATTCCCAGAGGCTGGCAAGGTGGTTCTTGGAAAAGTGGATTGCGACAAGGAAACGGCAATTGCTTCCCGGTTTCACATAAACAAGTATCCGACCTTGAAAATTGTCCGCAATGGGCAGCTCAGCAAGCGCGAGTACCGAGGCCAGCGTTCCGCAGACGCCTTTCTCGAGTTCGTCAAGAAGCAGCTGGAGGACCCCATCCAGGAGTTCAAATCCCTCAAGGATTTGGAGAATCTGGACTCAAAGAAGCGCCTCATCTTGGGCTATTTTGATCGTAGAGACCAGCCCGAGTACGACATCTTTCGCAAAGTGGCTACAAATCTAAAGGAGGACTGCCAGTTCCACGTCGGCTTCGGGGACGCTGCCCAAGCCATGCATCCGCCTG gCACACCCATTATAGTATTTAGACCCGATGTGGCTTTGTCTCATGAAAATGATGAAACATACACTGGAACCCTGCAGAATTTCGACGAACTAAAAATATGGATCCAGGAAAAATGTGTACCGCTAGTGCGAGAGATTACCTTTGAGAACGCTGAAGAACTAACGGAGGAAGGACTGCCATTCCTCATTCTCTTCCATCGCCCAGACGATCTTAACTCCATTAAGGATTACAAGTCAATAATTGAGCGTCAGTTGTTGGATGAAAAGC AACGTGAACTTTTGACTGCTGACGGCAAGCGATTCGCACATCCTCTGCACCACCTGGGGAAATCTGAGGATGACTTGCCCTTGATTGCCATCGACTCGTTTAAGCACATGTATCTGTTCCCCCACTTTAGCGACATGTACTCGCCGGGAAAGCTAAAGCAGTTCCTACAGGATCTCTACAGCGGCAAGCTGCACAG GGAGTTTCATTATGGGCCGGATCCCACAAATGATATAGAACCTGACCCACACACCGGCAAGGGTACTTCACCTCCAGAGTCAAAATTCAAGGAACTTGGCCCATCCAAGCATCGCTACACCCTGCTAGAAAAAGATGAACTGTAA